In bacterium, one genomic interval encodes:
- a CDS encoding type IV secretion system protein has protein sequence MNSKHALLVFAIALTVLLLWGSRTDAAEQDCTQQTPSLLTLMANQIDPKVAELRDASLTYLVPPLIGIAIIAMFFEHFRGRMDYQALLLRILVVLILLHNYTATNNFRDIIRNTANSLAFSITGNNNRAEAIFENLYVMLMGLDAAGYNNIAGNATAAFALLTTPAGMTMILFAITSIIVAVLSYVLDVGTSILLLVLDILGPLALPFGILTTTKDIAWGWIYRYAEVAFYRVLYSIFMVAISTCYALLAKSFSLQNLLKDDQMTQLSCMFSATILAVVIAAVSIFCLSRIPSLAAGLIEGGSVGESFNAMRDVGPERMLDPEFRKAKRFARQ, from the coding sequence ATGAATAGTAAGCACGCGCTCCTGGTGTTTGCGATCGCGCTCACAGTTCTACTGCTTTGGGGATCCAGAACTGATGCCGCTGAGCAGGATTGCACTCAACAAACGCCGTCCCTCCTTACATTGATGGCAAACCAGATTGATCCAAAAGTGGCAGAGTTACGAGATGCAAGTCTAACTTACCTCGTGCCTCCCTTGATCGGCATTGCCATCATCGCAATGTTTTTTGAACATTTTCGCGGTCGCATGGATTACCAGGCTTTGCTTTTACGAATTCTGGTTGTGCTAATACTTCTTCACAATTACACAGCCACAAACAATTTCCGTGACATTATTCGGAATACAGCAAATTCGTTGGCATTCTCCATTACCGGGAACAACAATCGAGCAGAAGCAATCTTTGAAAACCTGTACGTCATGCTTATGGGGCTCGATGCCGCCGGATATAACAATATTGCTGGCAATGCCACAGCCGCATTCGCATTGCTGACCACGCCCGCAGGCATGACCATGATCCTTTTTGCGATTACATCGATCATCGTTGCTGTCCTCAGTTATGTGCTGGACGTTGGCACCAGCATCTTGCTCCTGGTTTTGGACATTTTGGGACCGCTCGCACTGCCTTTTGGAATTCTAACAACGACGAAGGATATTGCATGGGGCTGGATTTACAGATACGCAGAGGTCGCATTCTACAGAGTTCTCTATTCCATATTTATGGTCGCCATTAGCACTTGCTATGCTCTGCTGGCAAAATCATTCAGCCTCCAAAATCTCCTAAAGGACGATCAAATGACTCAACTCAGTTGCATGTTCTCTGCAACAATCCTTGCGGTTGTGATCGCCGCAGTTTCGATCTTCTGTCTTTCGCGGATTCCATCTCTTGCCGCCGGCCTTATCGAAGGCGGGTCTGTCGGAGAAAGCTTCAACGCGATGCGTGATGTCGGCCCCGAAAGAATGCTCGATCCGGAGTTCAGAAAGGCGAAACGCTTCGCAAGGCAGTGA